A single genomic interval of Arachis duranensis cultivar V14167 chromosome 7, aradu.V14167.gnm2.J7QH, whole genome shotgun sequence harbors:
- the LOC107457861 gene encoding uncharacterized protein LOC107457861, protein MSSKDFFKARTILASTLDIVEKVNNHLMAIIPGGEKLYLSSDSICMDEGNMESQLDLYGSELLNSINCSGLPPHKLILKIGVPVMLLRNIDQSSGLCNGTRLQVRKLRNHVIECEVLKGNNVGHIALIPRINMVPTNETVPIVLAQTSFYTWPTICGTFKS, encoded by the exons ATGTCCTCAAAGGATTTTTTCAAAGCAAGAACTATACTGGCTTCCACATTAGACATCGTTGAAAAGGTCAACAACCATCTGATGGCTATCATTCCTGGAGGGGAAAAATTATATCTTAGTTCAGATTCCATATGTATGGATGAAGGGAATATGGAGAGTCAACTAGATCTCTATGGTTCTGAATTACTGAATAGCATAAATTGTTCTGGTTTGCCTCCACATAAATTAATACTCAAGATTGGTGTTCCGGTGATGTTACTGAGAAATATTGACCAATCCAGTGGTCTTTGTAATGGTACAAGGCTACAAGTTAGGAAGCTTAGAAATCATGTCATAGAATGTGAAGTCTTAAAGGGTAACAATGTTGGTCATATTGCTTTGATTCCAAGAATAAATATGGTACCAACAAATGAAACCGTCCCA ATTGTACTTGCTCAGACCAGTTTTTATACATGGCCAACTATATGTGGCACTTTCAAGAGTTAA
- the LOC107457872 gene encoding uncharacterized protein LOC107457872 has protein sequence MKKPKAAETSPSPSSAASPSPTTQSSHLPPPSPPPTTSGAAIPSSTKKRPLESDSFSNYYKIRALIPDLRPHFIQVLRTPDYKSSKESREIREQLKIVVKLYDDMKAEAVSLAKYKQDGQNLDHKTQQEQQPQHMKSPEQIQVEIMALAEEGQGTYVVGGSAFGWNFITFSGEEAVYYGRTKEQFRSTQVRTQPGLNRIVSFIDRGC, from the coding sequence ATGAAAAAACCAAAAGCAGCTGAaacttctccttctccttcttctgcTGCTTCTCCATCACCAACAACTCAAAGTTCACACCTTCCTCCTCCTTCACCACCACCAACAACGAGTGGTGCTGCTATTCCTTCTTCAACGAAAAAGAGGCCTCTCGAATCTGATTCTTTTTCCAACTACTACAAGATTCGCGCACTTATTCCAGACCTTCGCCCCCATTTCATCCAGGTTCTACGAACTCCCGACTACAAAAGTAGCAAAGAATCCCGAGAAATTCGAGAACAATTGAAGATTGTTGTGAAGTTATATGACGATATGAAAGCAGAAGCAGTTTCGTTGGCAAAGTATAAGCAAGATGGCCAAAACTTGGATCACAAAACACAGCAAGAGCAGCAGCCTCAACATATGAAGTCTCCAGAGCAGATTCAAGTTGAGATTATGGCATTGGCTGAAGAAGGTCAAGGGACATATGTAGTTGGTGGATCGGCATTTGGCTGGAATTTCATCACCTTTTCAGGGGAGGAAGCTGTCTATTATGGTAGGACAAAGGAACAATTTCGATCGACACAAGTGAGGACTCAGCCAGGGCTTAACAGAATAGTTTCATTCATCGATAGAGGGTGCTAA
- the LOC107457894 gene encoding protein RSI-1 produces MAARSSTSSIVFIALSLLLLLTFSNVAEAYGSARLRPSDCKPRCSYRCSATSHKKPCMFFCQKCCAKCLCVPPGTYGNKQVCPCYNTWKTKEGGPKCP; encoded by the exons ATGGCAGCACGTTCTTCCACCAGCTCCATCGTCTTCATTGCTCTCTCTTTGCTTCTTTTGCTCACATTCTCCAATGTGGCTGAG GCTTATGGAAGTGCAAGACTTCGCCCTTCAG ATTGTAAACCAAGGTGCAGTTACCGTTGCTCAGCAACTTCACACAAGAAGCCATGCATGTTTTTCTGCCAGAAATGTTGCGCCAAATGCCTGTGTGTTCCTCCTGGTACATATGGAAACAAGCAAGTGTGCCCTTGCTACAACACCTGGAAGACCAAGGAAGGGGGTCCCAAATGCCCTTAA
- the LOC107457877 gene encoding senescence-associated protein AAF, chlorolplastic isoform X1, with protein sequence MALTANKISSGPIVTHKTTLCRSHEKHSSSMSTKINRIQPPGNGLEHGYMNQRCFLTGRSTLLNDPVLIVNGKSDRSISKKYSILCKSPGANNTEEKDRVTTYADISDLTSRHTKDEKIDRIHSVRGLAEACKFVHNDAKYVNERARNDIVLLSRYFLGIMRLDARARQDIAFLGTEFLKLDARAREDTEKIDRDVKEKAKRLNSIAAIIKDKARSRLKSAADEHWSDGALEADLRLADFRAKQRAMEDALMALEFIVNIHDMMVSKMYKFPLRRDKRSLSANNRRGRIRLEKNGKSVNFLPGDVTTERIAALQEAYWIMASALSEADGIDYTDPEELELLVTTLIDLDAMDGKQSVSLLAECSSSPDDSTRRALANALAAAPSMWTLGNAGMGALQRLAEDSNPAIAAAASKAIYELKKQWEIEEGDSWRFMMDESIMEEKEGTKSDSEEDTR encoded by the exons ATGGCACTTACTGCAAACAAAATTTCAAGTGGTCCTATTGTGACTCATAAAACAACTCTTTGTAGATCACACGAAAAACATTCTTCTTCCATGTCCACAAAGATCAACAGAATACAGCCTCCAGGGAATGGATTAGAACATGGATATATGAACCAAAGATGTTTCCTCACAGGGAGATCAACCTTACTCAATGACCCGGTTTTGATCGTCAATGGAAAATCAGATAGGTCAAtctcaaaaaaatattctatcttATGTAAATCACCTGGAGCAAACAATACGGAAGAGAAGGATCGTGTTACAACTTACGCTGACATTTCTGATTTAACTAG CAGACATACCAAAGATGAGAAAATTGATCGCATTCATTCTGTTCGTGGCTTGGCTGAAGCTTGTAAGTTCGTTCATAATGATGCAAAGTACGTCAATGAAAGGGCTCGCAATGACATTGTCTTGCTCTCACGGTACTTCCT AGGCATAATGAGGTTGGATGCTCGAGCGCGCCAAGATATTGCTTTTCTAGGGACAGAATTTCTCAAGCTTGATG CTCGGGCAAGAGAGGACACTGAGAAAATCGATCGTGATGTCAAGGAGAAAGCTAAACGGCTTAATAGCATTGCTGCT ATAATAAAGGATAAAGCTCGGTCCAGATTGAAAAGTGCTGCTGATGAGCATTGGAGTGATGGGGCCTTAGAG GCTGATTTACGTCTTGCTGATTTCCGTGCTAAGCAGCGTGCTATGGAAGATGCCCTTATGGCCTTGGAG TTCATAGTAAACATCCATGACATGATGGTGAGCAAGATGTATAAATT TCCTCTACGTAGAGATAAAAGATCTCTTTCAGCTAATAATAGAAGAGGTCGTATAAGGCTTGAAAAGAATGGAAAATCTGTAAATTTCCTCCCCGGGGATGTGACCACAGAACGGATCGCTGCTCTTCAG GAAGCTTACTGGATTATGGCATCAGCACTATCCGAAGCAGATGGAATTGATTACACTGACCCTGAAGAG CTTGAGTTGTTGGTTACCACTCTTATAGACCTTGATGCAATGGATGGTAAACAAAGTGTATCATTGTTGGCGGAGTGTTCCAGTTCTCCTGATGACAGTACTCG ACGAGCTTTAGCCAATGCACTAGCAGCAGCACCATCCATGTGGACTCTTGGAAATGCTGGGATGGGGGCACTGCAG AGACTGGCAGAAGACAGCAACCCAGCCATTGCTGCTGCGGCATCGAAAGCTATTTATGAACTGAAAAAACAATGGGAAATAGAAGAAGGGGATAGCTGGAGGTTTATGATGGATGAAAGCATCATGGAAGAGAAAGAGGGCACAAAATCAGATAGTGAGGAAGATACcagatga
- the LOC107457877 gene encoding senescence-associated protein AAF, chlorolplastic isoform X2 — protein MALTANKISSGPIVTHKTTLCRSHEKHSSSMSTKINRIQPPGNGLEHGYMNQRCFLTGRSTLLNDPVLIVNGKSDRSISKKYSILCKSPGANNTEEKDRVTTYADISDLTRHTKDEKIDRIHSVRGLAEACKFVHNDAKYVNERARNDIVLLSRYFLGIMRLDARARQDIAFLGTEFLKLDARAREDTEKIDRDVKEKAKRLNSIAAIIKDKARSRLKSAADEHWSDGALEADLRLADFRAKQRAMEDALMALEFIVNIHDMMVSKMYKFPLRRDKRSLSANNRRGRIRLEKNGKSVNFLPGDVTTERIAALQEAYWIMASALSEADGIDYTDPEELELLVTTLIDLDAMDGKQSVSLLAECSSSPDDSTRRALANALAAAPSMWTLGNAGMGALQRLAEDSNPAIAAAASKAIYELKKQWEIEEGDSWRFMMDESIMEEKEGTKSDSEEDTR, from the exons ATGGCACTTACTGCAAACAAAATTTCAAGTGGTCCTATTGTGACTCATAAAACAACTCTTTGTAGATCACACGAAAAACATTCTTCTTCCATGTCCACAAAGATCAACAGAATACAGCCTCCAGGGAATGGATTAGAACATGGATATATGAACCAAAGATGTTTCCTCACAGGGAGATCAACCTTACTCAATGACCCGGTTTTGATCGTCAATGGAAAATCAGATAGGTCAAtctcaaaaaaatattctatcttATGTAAATCACCTGGAGCAAACAATACGGAAGAGAAGGATCGTGTTACAACTTACGCTGACATTTCTGATTTAACTAG ACATACCAAAGATGAGAAAATTGATCGCATTCATTCTGTTCGTGGCTTGGCTGAAGCTTGTAAGTTCGTTCATAATGATGCAAAGTACGTCAATGAAAGGGCTCGCAATGACATTGTCTTGCTCTCACGGTACTTCCT AGGCATAATGAGGTTGGATGCTCGAGCGCGCCAAGATATTGCTTTTCTAGGGACAGAATTTCTCAAGCTTGATG CTCGGGCAAGAGAGGACACTGAGAAAATCGATCGTGATGTCAAGGAGAAAGCTAAACGGCTTAATAGCATTGCTGCT ATAATAAAGGATAAAGCTCGGTCCAGATTGAAAAGTGCTGCTGATGAGCATTGGAGTGATGGGGCCTTAGAG GCTGATTTACGTCTTGCTGATTTCCGTGCTAAGCAGCGTGCTATGGAAGATGCCCTTATGGCCTTGGAG TTCATAGTAAACATCCATGACATGATGGTGAGCAAGATGTATAAATT TCCTCTACGTAGAGATAAAAGATCTCTTTCAGCTAATAATAGAAGAGGTCGTATAAGGCTTGAAAAGAATGGAAAATCTGTAAATTTCCTCCCCGGGGATGTGACCACAGAACGGATCGCTGCTCTTCAG GAAGCTTACTGGATTATGGCATCAGCACTATCCGAAGCAGATGGAATTGATTACACTGACCCTGAAGAG CTTGAGTTGTTGGTTACCACTCTTATAGACCTTGATGCAATGGATGGTAAACAAAGTGTATCATTGTTGGCGGAGTGTTCCAGTTCTCCTGATGACAGTACTCG ACGAGCTTTAGCCAATGCACTAGCAGCAGCACCATCCATGTGGACTCTTGGAAATGCTGGGATGGGGGCACTGCAG AGACTGGCAGAAGACAGCAACCCAGCCATTGCTGCTGCGGCATCGAAAGCTATTTATGAACTGAAAAAACAATGGGAAATAGAAGAAGGGGATAGCTGGAGGTTTATGATGGATGAAAGCATCATGGAAGAGAAAGAGGGCACAAAATCAGATAGTGAGGAAGATACcagatga
- the LOC107457877 gene encoding senescence-associated protein AAF, chlorolplastic isoform X4, protein MALTANKISSGPIVTHKTTLCRSHEKHSSSMSTKINRIQPPGNGLEHGYMNQRCFLTGRSTLLNDPVLIVNGKSDRSISKKYSILCKSPGANNTEEKDRVTTYADISDLTRHTKDEKIDRIHSVRGLAEACKFVHNDAKYVNERARNDIVLLSRGIMRLDARARQDIAFLGTEFLKLDARAREDTEKIDRDVKEKAKRLNSIAAIIKDKARSRLKSAADEHWSDGALEADLRLADFRAKQRAMEDALMALEFIVNIHDMMVSKMYKFPLRRDKRSLSANNRRGRIRLEKNGKSVNFLPGDVTTERIAALQEAYWIMASALSEADGIDYTDPEELELLVTTLIDLDAMDGKQSVSLLAECSSSPDDSTRRALANALAAAPSMWTLGNAGMGALQRLAEDSNPAIAAAASKAIYELKKQWEIEEGDSWRFMMDESIMEEKEGTKSDSEEDTR, encoded by the exons ATGGCACTTACTGCAAACAAAATTTCAAGTGGTCCTATTGTGACTCATAAAACAACTCTTTGTAGATCACACGAAAAACATTCTTCTTCCATGTCCACAAAGATCAACAGAATACAGCCTCCAGGGAATGGATTAGAACATGGATATATGAACCAAAGATGTTTCCTCACAGGGAGATCAACCTTACTCAATGACCCGGTTTTGATCGTCAATGGAAAATCAGATAGGTCAAtctcaaaaaaatattctatcttATGTAAATCACCTGGAGCAAACAATACGGAAGAGAAGGATCGTGTTACAACTTACGCTGACATTTCTGATTTAACTAG ACATACCAAAGATGAGAAAATTGATCGCATTCATTCTGTTCGTGGCTTGGCTGAAGCTTGTAAGTTCGTTCATAATGATGCAAAGTACGTCAATGAAAGGGCTCGCAATGACATTGTCTTGCTCTCACG AGGCATAATGAGGTTGGATGCTCGAGCGCGCCAAGATATTGCTTTTCTAGGGACAGAATTTCTCAAGCTTGATG CTCGGGCAAGAGAGGACACTGAGAAAATCGATCGTGATGTCAAGGAGAAAGCTAAACGGCTTAATAGCATTGCTGCT ATAATAAAGGATAAAGCTCGGTCCAGATTGAAAAGTGCTGCTGATGAGCATTGGAGTGATGGGGCCTTAGAG GCTGATTTACGTCTTGCTGATTTCCGTGCTAAGCAGCGTGCTATGGAAGATGCCCTTATGGCCTTGGAG TTCATAGTAAACATCCATGACATGATGGTGAGCAAGATGTATAAATT TCCTCTACGTAGAGATAAAAGATCTCTTTCAGCTAATAATAGAAGAGGTCGTATAAGGCTTGAAAAGAATGGAAAATCTGTAAATTTCCTCCCCGGGGATGTGACCACAGAACGGATCGCTGCTCTTCAG GAAGCTTACTGGATTATGGCATCAGCACTATCCGAAGCAGATGGAATTGATTACACTGACCCTGAAGAG CTTGAGTTGTTGGTTACCACTCTTATAGACCTTGATGCAATGGATGGTAAACAAAGTGTATCATTGTTGGCGGAGTGTTCCAGTTCTCCTGATGACAGTACTCG ACGAGCTTTAGCCAATGCACTAGCAGCAGCACCATCCATGTGGACTCTTGGAAATGCTGGGATGGGGGCACTGCAG AGACTGGCAGAAGACAGCAACCCAGCCATTGCTGCTGCGGCATCGAAAGCTATTTATGAACTGAAAAAACAATGGGAAATAGAAGAAGGGGATAGCTGGAGGTTTATGATGGATGAAAGCATCATGGAAGAGAAAGAGGGCACAAAATCAGATAGTGAGGAAGATACcagatga
- the LOC107457877 gene encoding senescence-associated protein AAF, chlorolplastic isoform X3 — protein MALTANKISSGPIVTHKTTLCRSHEKHSSSMSTKINRIQPPGNGLEHGYMNQRCFLTGRSTLLNDPVLIVNGKSDRSISKKYSILCKSPGANNTEEKDRVTTYADISDLTSRHTKDEKIDRIHSVRGLAEACKFVHNDAKYVNERARNDIVLLSRGIMRLDARARQDIAFLGTEFLKLDARAREDTEKIDRDVKEKAKRLNSIAAIIKDKARSRLKSAADEHWSDGALEADLRLADFRAKQRAMEDALMALEFIVNIHDMMVSKMYKFPLRRDKRSLSANNRRGRIRLEKNGKSVNFLPGDVTTERIAALQEAYWIMASALSEADGIDYTDPEELELLVTTLIDLDAMDGKQSVSLLAECSSSPDDSTRRALANALAAAPSMWTLGNAGMGALQRLAEDSNPAIAAAASKAIYELKKQWEIEEGDSWRFMMDESIMEEKEGTKSDSEEDTR, from the exons ATGGCACTTACTGCAAACAAAATTTCAAGTGGTCCTATTGTGACTCATAAAACAACTCTTTGTAGATCACACGAAAAACATTCTTCTTCCATGTCCACAAAGATCAACAGAATACAGCCTCCAGGGAATGGATTAGAACATGGATATATGAACCAAAGATGTTTCCTCACAGGGAGATCAACCTTACTCAATGACCCGGTTTTGATCGTCAATGGAAAATCAGATAGGTCAAtctcaaaaaaatattctatcttATGTAAATCACCTGGAGCAAACAATACGGAAGAGAAGGATCGTGTTACAACTTACGCTGACATTTCTGATTTAACTAG CAGACATACCAAAGATGAGAAAATTGATCGCATTCATTCTGTTCGTGGCTTGGCTGAAGCTTGTAAGTTCGTTCATAATGATGCAAAGTACGTCAATGAAAGGGCTCGCAATGACATTGTCTTGCTCTCACG AGGCATAATGAGGTTGGATGCTCGAGCGCGCCAAGATATTGCTTTTCTAGGGACAGAATTTCTCAAGCTTGATG CTCGGGCAAGAGAGGACACTGAGAAAATCGATCGTGATGTCAAGGAGAAAGCTAAACGGCTTAATAGCATTGCTGCT ATAATAAAGGATAAAGCTCGGTCCAGATTGAAAAGTGCTGCTGATGAGCATTGGAGTGATGGGGCCTTAGAG GCTGATTTACGTCTTGCTGATTTCCGTGCTAAGCAGCGTGCTATGGAAGATGCCCTTATGGCCTTGGAG TTCATAGTAAACATCCATGACATGATGGTGAGCAAGATGTATAAATT TCCTCTACGTAGAGATAAAAGATCTCTTTCAGCTAATAATAGAAGAGGTCGTATAAGGCTTGAAAAGAATGGAAAATCTGTAAATTTCCTCCCCGGGGATGTGACCACAGAACGGATCGCTGCTCTTCAG GAAGCTTACTGGATTATGGCATCAGCACTATCCGAAGCAGATGGAATTGATTACACTGACCCTGAAGAG CTTGAGTTGTTGGTTACCACTCTTATAGACCTTGATGCAATGGATGGTAAACAAAGTGTATCATTGTTGGCGGAGTGTTCCAGTTCTCCTGATGACAGTACTCG ACGAGCTTTAGCCAATGCACTAGCAGCAGCACCATCCATGTGGACTCTTGGAAATGCTGGGATGGGGGCACTGCAG AGACTGGCAGAAGACAGCAACCCAGCCATTGCTGCTGCGGCATCGAAAGCTATTTATGAACTGAAAAAACAATGGGAAATAGAAGAAGGGGATAGCTGGAGGTTTATGATGGATGAAAGCATCATGGAAGAGAAAGAGGGCACAAAATCAGATAGTGAGGAAGATACcagatga